The Gillisia sp. Hel_I_86 genome has a segment encoding these proteins:
- a CDS encoding D-alanine--D-alanine ligase, giving the protein MKKRIAIAMGGYSSEYRISINSGNVVYKNLDRSLYEPYRVHIMQNEWFVVADDDTPYPINKNDFTVKIKDKKIQFDCVFNTIHGTPGENGLLQAYLDLVGIPQTSCGSYQAALTFNKRDLISVLKPYGIKTAVNYFLDKGDEVEVDEIVKKVGLPCFVKANKAGSSFGITKVKVAEDLEQAVKIALKEDDEVIIESFLDGTEVSVGVILYKGKILALPVTEIVSENEFFDYEAKYLGKSEEITPARISKEQTKKVQDISKLIYSKLKMKGFTRSEFIFHNNEPHFIEMNTTPGLSEASILPQQAEKAGIGLPQLFGSAIEAALNLK; this is encoded by the coding sequence ATGAAGAAAAGAATTGCCATCGCCATGGGAGGTTATTCCAGTGAATACAGGATCTCCATTAATAGTGGGAATGTGGTTTATAAAAATCTGGACCGTTCTCTTTATGAGCCATATCGGGTACATATCATGCAAAACGAATGGTTTGTGGTGGCAGATGATGACACCCCTTACCCGATAAACAAGAACGATTTTACAGTAAAGATCAAGGATAAAAAAATTCAGTTCGATTGTGTTTTCAATACTATTCATGGAACTCCCGGTGAAAACGGACTTTTACAGGCATATTTAGATCTTGTTGGCATTCCTCAAACTTCCTGCGGATCTTATCAAGCGGCGCTTACCTTTAACAAACGCGATCTTATAAGTGTTTTAAAGCCCTACGGAATTAAAACTGCTGTGAACTATTTTCTTGATAAAGGCGATGAAGTTGAAGTTGATGAAATAGTCAAGAAAGTAGGCTTGCCTTGTTTCGTAAAAGCGAACAAAGCTGGAAGCAGTTTTGGAATTACCAAGGTGAAAGTTGCGGAAGACCTGGAGCAAGCCGTAAAAATAGCCTTAAAGGAGGATGATGAAGTTATCATTGAATCTTTTTTGGATGGTACCGAAGTATCTGTTGGCGTGATCCTGTATAAAGGAAAGATTTTGGCATTGCCTGTAACCGAAATTGTTTCTGAAAATGAATTTTTCGATTATGAAGCCAAATACCTAGGAAAGTCTGAAGAGATCACTCCTGCAAGAATTTCCAAAGAACAAACTAAAAAAGTACAGGATATTTCTAAATTGATCTATTCGAAATTAAAAATGAAAGGATTTACGCGATCAGAATTTATATTTCATAACAATGAGCCACATTTTATTGAGATGAATACTACCCCAGGACTTAGCGAAGCCAGTATTTTACCTCAACAAGCCGAAAAAGCAGGGATTGGTTTGCCCCAACTTTTTGGAAGCGCGATAGAAGCCGCTTTGAATCTTAAATAA